The genome window CGCCTTCGCGCTCGACCTCGTCCGGTCGGCGGACGGGACGCGCGTCGCGGGCCTCGCGCTCTTCGACCTCGGCGCGGAGGCCGCGGATCTCGTCCTCGCGAAGGCCGTCGTCCTCGCGACCGGCGGCGCGGACGCGCTTGTTGCGCCCGATTCCTCGGCGACGGGCGACGCGGTCGCGATGGCCTGGCGCGCGGAGGCGCCGATCGAGGGTCTCGCCCTCGCGGCGGGCGCGCGCCCCGCGGTCGCGGGCGGCGTCGCGACGGGCGAGGACGGCGCGAGCCCCCTTGCGGGACTCTTCGCCGCGGGCCGAGCGTCGTCGACGGGCGCCTCCGCGGAGTCGGCGGGGCGCGCCGCGGCCTCGTACGCCGCGCGCGTTCCGGCCGCCGAGCCGGCGAGGGTGAAGCCGTATTC of Candidatus Thermoplasmatota archaeon contains these proteins:
- a CDS encoding NAD(P)-binding protein, encoding MPDVLLVGGGATGAAAARAVRAAGASVLVVDRRRAVAGVPSRAPAFALDLVRSADGTRVAGLALFDLGAEAADLVLAKAVVLATGGADALVAPDSSATGDAVAMAWRAEAPIEGLALAAGARPAVAGGVATGEDGASPLAGLFAAGRASSTGASAESAGRAAASYAARVPAAEPARVKPYSTVDSPMPTGFAAVKLERLRETMRAFADKRATLDQTRILVDRLKGEADDYARARLDPDLKAFQNACHAARALLGPAGPRHLIR